The genomic interval CTAGACTCATGGCAAAGCAGATTCAAGAAGCGTACATCGTGGCGGCGGTTCGGACGCCAGTTGGCAAAGCACCGCGTGGCATGTTCCGCCAAGTCCGGCCCGATGACTTGCTAGCACACGCTCTTAAGAGCGCGCTTGCCAAGGTTCCAAATCTTGACCCCGCCAGCATTGGAGACGTCATTGCCGGATGCGCGCAACCCGAGGCCGAACAGGGTTTGAACGTGGCGCGTGTCGCCTTGCTGTTGGCTGGGCTACCCAACTCCGTCGCGGGCATGACCGTGAATCGCTTCTGCTCCTCGGGGTTGCAAGCAGTGGCGCTAGCGGCGGACCGCATTCGTTTAGGCGAAGCGGAGGTGATGATCGCCGGGGGCACCGAAAGCATGAGCATGATCCCCATGGGCGGCAATAAGATTTCCCTGAGCCCGCGCATATTCGAACGCGACGAGAACGTGGCCATTGGCTACGGCATGGGCATTACGGCGGAGAAAGTGGCGGCGCAGTGGAAGGTAACGCGCGAAGATCAGGACGATTTTGCCGTGCGTAGCCACCAGCGAGCATTGTCCGCCATGGCTAGCGGAGAATTCACCGGCGAGACCGCGCCCTATTCCGTGGAGCGGCGGGTTGCGGATTTATCAGATCACAGAATCCGGGTCACGGCGCAATTGCAAGAATTCGATGAGGGGCCGCGCGCGGGCACGACCATGGAGGTCTTGTCCAAACTCAGACCGGCGTTCTCGGCTCAAGGATCGGTCACTGCCGGCAACAGTTCCCAGACTTCCGATGGCGCGGGTGCGCTCATACTGGCGAGCGAGGCGGCGATGAAACGTTTTGGTTTGATACCCCTCGCGCGCTTCGTGAGCTATGCAGTGGCCGGAGTGCCGCCTGAGATCATGGGCATCGGTCCCAAGGTTGCTATCCCGAAGGCGTTGTCTCAAGCCGGATTGAAATTGGACGACATGGCTTGGATCGAACTCAACGAGGCTTTCGCCGCCCAAAGCCTCGCGGTCATGCAGGACTTGGATTTGGATCCCGCCCGTGTTAACCCATTGGGAGGGGCGATCGCACTAGGACATCCGCTGGGAGCCACAGGTGCCATACGTACCGCTACCTTGGTACACGGGTTACGGCGGCGCAAGCAGCGCTACGGCATGGTGGCGATGTGCGTGGGAACGGGGATGGGCGCCGCCGGAATATTCGAAGCTCTTTGAGGCTTCGTTCGCGCTCCCCTTAGAATTCCGTATATCCCGTTCGGGCCTCGCCGGTGCCATGCCGCGCCGCTTTGTGCGCATGCATGAAGCTCATGAATTCGTGATCCGGAAGGGGAGGGCTAAAAAGAAAACCTTGCACGTGGCCGCATAGTTCGTTGCGTAGAAATCTGAGTTGGTCCACGTGGTCCACACCTTCCGCCACCACCTCCTTGCGCAGGCTATGGGGCATGGCAATGATGGTGGCGGTGATGGTACGCGCATCCTCGTCGTTGTTGACATCCAGAATGAAGGAACGGTCGATCTTGAGCAGGTGGAAAGGAAGACGCTTCAAATAGGAGAGCGAGGAATATCCCGTCCCGAAATCGTCGATGGCGATGCGCACACCAAGCTCGGCCAGGCGGTTGATGGTGGTTCTCGGCAAATCGCTTTCTTCCATCAATACGGTCTCCGTGATTTCTATTTCCAAGGCTCCTGGCGGCATGCCGGCATCCATAAGAGTGGCCTTGACGAACTTGAAGAAGTCAGCGCGTTTGAATTGCCGCGGCGATGCGTTGATGGAAATGCGCGGCGGCGCAATCCCCGCCATGATCCAGAGTTGATAGTGTTCGCAAGCTTTCACAAGAATTAATTCCCCCAAGG from Betaproteobacteria bacterium carries:
- a CDS encoding acetyl-CoA C-acyltransferase produces the protein MAKQIQEAYIVAAVRTPVGKAPRGMFRQVRPDDLLAHALKSALAKVPNLDPASIGDVIAGCAQPEAEQGLNVARVALLLAGLPNSVAGMTVNRFCSSGLQAVALAADRIRLGEAEVMIAGGTESMSMIPMGGNKISLSPRIFERDENVAIGYGMGITAEKVAAQWKVTREDQDDFAVRSHQRALSAMASGEFTGETAPYSVERRVADLSDHRIRVTAQLQEFDEGPRAGTTMEVLSKLRPAFSAQGSVTAGNSSQTSDGAGALILASEAAMKRFGLIPLARFVSYAVAGVPPEIMGIGPKVAIPKALSQAGLKLDDMAWIELNEAFAAQSLAVMQDLDLDPARVNPLGGAIALGHPLGATGAIRTATLVHGLRRRKQRYGMVAMCVGTGMGAAGIFEAL